The stretch of DNA ATCCCTGATTTCAAGGCATTACGGACAGAAGAATTTTCCAAAATGGTTAAAGTAACAATATCTGCTAAAGAATCTGAAGCTAATGCTGTATTGAGACGTTCCTCTTTTGATGCATCTGGAATCCAAGAGAATTTAATTTCTGTATTAGTTTTTTTCTCGATTTGGTCTAACACCGTATCTGTCGGTGGTGAAGCTGTATGCAGAATGTTTAACCAAGAAATTTCTATTGTACTGTTTTTGTCTTCTTCCTTTGATGAATTGTTGTTAGAAGCTGTACTGTTACACCCTGCTAATAGAAGCGCACTTGCTAAACTAACACTGGCTAACTTTGATACCATTTGTTTTTTCATCCCAATTCTCCTTTGCATTTTGGTGAATATATTTATCTTTTAGCTCTTTGGCATCCATCGTTTCCATTCTTGTAAACACTTGATTAGCTGTCCAAGTAATTAAATAGAATAAGAAACTAATACCTAAAAAGGTTAAAACCCCTGGGAAAAAGTTGGTTGCTGCCCAATAAATTCCACCATTAACCAAAAATAATACCAGTGAATATTGTAGACAGGAAAAACCAAAAATTAGAGACATCTTGATTTTAATGCGAATTCCCTTCCAATTATAATGAGCCATAATCGGAAAGATATAAACTAGTGATAATAAATAGATAAAACTAATCACAAATAATGCTACCCTAACATACCAATTGGCTACATGCATTAAATCAACGATTAAAACAATTCCACCTATTAGATATATCCAACTTATGATGACAGACTCTCTGAAACTCTCTTTGTAATACTTCCAATAGGTTTTGAAAACTGGCAGGCTTTGACCACGAACCCATTGCCTGCAAATACTAACCAAGGCATAAGTGGAGGGGCCAATACCGAATATACCTAATCCCAAAATGGTAAAGAGTATCCATAAAAAATTCACGTATACCAAGTTAAGGATGATCGTTAAAATGTGATTTAATCTTTCCACTGATTGCAGCAAGATATCCCCTCCAACTTTCTTTAATACACGCCATCTTCTCCAAATTTCTTCGCTAATTTATTTGCAAGAATGACTAATACTAATCCAACAAGACCTTTAAATAAACCAACAGCAGTACTGAAACTTAACTGACCATTCTTTAAACCAGCTGTATAAATATAGGTATCGAAAATTTCTGCAACACTACGGTTTAATGAATTAAGTAAAAGATACATATGCTCAAAACCTAGATCAAGAGTGCTTCCAATTTTCAAGATTAGTAGTGTGATAATAATAGGACGAATAGCAGGCAATGTAACATGCCAAGTTTTTCGAAGACGACCGGCACCATCCATTTCAGCTGCTTCATATAA from Neobacillus sp. CF12 encodes:
- a CDS encoding DUF624 domain-containing protein — protein: MLQSVERLNHILTIILNLVYVNFLWILFTILGLGIFGIGPSTYALVSICRQWVRGQSLPVFKTYWKYYKESFRESVIISWIYLIGGIVLIVDLMHVANWYVRVALFVISFIYLLSLVYIFPIMAHYNWKGIRIKIKMSLIFGFSCLQYSLVLFLVNGGIYWAATNFFPGVLTFLGISFLFYLITWTANQVFTRMETMDAKELKDKYIHQNAKENWDEKTNGIKVSQC